A single region of the Musa acuminata AAA Group cultivar baxijiao chromosome BXJ1-11, Cavendish_Baxijiao_AAA, whole genome shotgun sequence genome encodes:
- the LOC135585398 gene encoding auxin response factor 6-like isoform X1, with translation MRLSSGGLCNQQNEEAEEQVCLNSELWHACAGPLVSLPSVGSRVVYFPQGHSEQVAASTNKEFDSLPSYPSLPPQLVCQLHNVTMHADVETDEVYGQMTLQPLSPQEQKDPYLITEMGTPCKQPTNYFCKTLTASDTSTHGGFSVPRRAAEKVFPPLDFSQQPPAQELIAKDLHGNEWKFRHIFRGQPKRHLLTTGWSVFVSAKRLVAGDSVLFIWNDNNQLLLGIRRANRPQTVMPSSVLSSDSMHIGLLAAAAHAAATNSRFTIFYNPRASPSEFVIPLAKYVKAVHHTRVSVGMRFRMLFETEESSVRRYMGTITGISDLDPVRWPNSHWRSVKVGWDESTAGQRQPRVSLWEIEPLTTFPMYPSPFPFRLKRPWPTGLPSLYGGKDDISLNSPLLWLQNGGNTGLQSLNFQGIGVTPWMQPNFDTPILGLQPGMYQAMAAAGLQETRTTETTKLISPSVLPFQQTQNISTRTSPMLPSQVLEHGQSQPPQTFLQDIQINQVQSQSQAEFLQHQLQQEYSFGEQLHQQEISQQQLPQQKQTLHHQQIQQQKFLSTQQVCTGMSALPELISESQSPSTALQNILSFSQSQNFSNSNGNFVRTSNASSLHDILHQLSPEDASNLHSWSRGNQVFTSSPWPSKRVAIESMLPSGDQCVMPRVEQSGVSQPNIAQRSVTLPPFPGRECMVDQDGNVDGQNHLLFGVNIDSSPLLVQNGTANLSNIRNETDSMNIHYAASNFVASSGNDFSLNQTLTGSNSLEEPGFLHSPENVDSLNPKSRTSVKVYKSGSFGRSLDITKFSSYHELRSELGHLFGLEGQLEDPLRSGWQLVFVDRENDILLVGDDPWQEFVNSVWCIKILSPQEVQQMGKQSVEFVNSTCIKRLPNNSCDDYINRQDSRTVSTGIASVGTLEY, from the exons ATGAGGCTCTCGTCAGGAGGTCTGTGCAATCAGCAGAACGAAG AAGCAGAAGAACAGGTATGTCTGAATTCGGAATTATGGCATGCTTGTGCTGGACCACTAGTTTCATTACCTTCTGTTGGAAGTCGGGTGGTATATTTCCCACAGGGCCACAGCGAGCAG GTTGCTGCATCAACCAACAAGGAATTTGATTCACTCCCCAGCTACCCAAGCTTACCTCCTCAGTTGGTTTGTCAGCTGCATAATGTTACTATGCAT GCAGATGTAGAAACAGATGAAGTTTATGGCCAGATGACGTTGCAACCATTAAGCCCT CAAGAGCAAAAGGATCCTTATCTAATAACTGAAATGGGTACACCGTGTAAACAACCTACCAATTATTTCTGTAAGACATTAACTGCGAGCGACACCAGTACACATGGTGGATTCTCTGTTCCCCGCCGAGCAGCAGAAAAAGTGTTCCCTCCATTG GATTTTTCACAGCAGCCTCCTGCACAAGAATTGATTGCAAAAGATCTCCATGGTAACGAGTGGAAGTTCCGCCACATCTTCCGAG GTCAGCCGAAGAGGCATCTTCTTACAACAGGATGGAGTGTGTTTGTGAGTGCAAAAAGACTCGTTGCAGGGGATTCTGTACTTTTTATATG GAATGATAACAATCAGTTACTTCTGGGAATTCGGCGTGCTAATAGACCACAAACAGTTATGCCTTCATCTGTACTGTCTAGTGATAGCATGCACATAGGGCTTCTTGCTGCAGCTGCTCATGCTGCCGCTACAAACAGCCGGTTTACTATATTTTACAACCCAAG GGCAAGCCCTTCTGAATTTGTTATCCCACTAGCTAAATATGTTAAGGCTGTTCATCACACACGTGTTTCTGTGGGTATGCGTTTCCGGATGCTTTTTGAAACAGAAGAGTCAAGCGTTCGACG ATACATGGGCACAATTACAGGGATCAGTGATCTTGACCCTGTCCGTTGGCCAAATTCACACTGGCGCTCTGTGAAG GTTGGCTGGGATGAGTCAACAGCTGGACAAAGGCAGCCCAGGGTATCACTCTGGGAAATTGAGCCTTTGACAACCTTTCCAATGTATCCATCTCCTTTTCCTTTCAGGCTTAAGCGTCCATGGCCTACTGGATTGCCCTCACTCTACG GTGGAAAGGATGATATCAGTCTGAATTCACCTCTATTGTGGCTTCAAAATGGTGGAAATACAGGACTTCAGTCACTGAATTTTCAGGGTATAGGTGTTACACCTTGGATGCAGCCAAATTTTGATACTCCGATACTTGGTCTGCAGCCTGGCATGTACCAGGCAATGGCTGCAGCAGGACTTCAGGAAACGAGGACCACGGAGACTACAAAACTAATATCACCTTCAGTTCTGCCTTTCCAGCAAACTCAGAACATATCCACCAGAACATCTCCTATGCTACCAAGTCAGGTCCTAGAGCATGGTCAATCTCAACCTCCTCAAACCTTTCTTCAGGATATTCAAATAAACCAGGTGCAAAGCCAGTCTCAAGCTGAATTTCTTCAGCATCAGTTGCAGCAGGAATATTCATTTGGTGAGCAGCTGCACCAGCAAGAAATTTCGCAGCAGCAACTGCCGCAGCAGAAGCAAACACTGCATCATCAACAAATACAACAGCAGAAGTTTTTGTCTACTCAACAAGTTTGCACTGGAATGTCAGCCTTGCCTGAACTTATCTCTGAATCACAATCTCCTTCAACTGCATTGCAAAATATTTTGTCGTTTTCCCAGTCACAGAACTTTTCCAACTCCAATGGTAACTTTGTCCGAACATCGAATGCCTCCTCACTGCATGATATTTTGCATCAATTGTCTCCAGAGGATGCATCAAATCTACATAGTTGGTCAAGAGGCAACCAAGTATTTACCTCAAGTCCCTGGCCCTCAAAGCGGGTGGCAATTGAGTCAATGCTCCCTTCTGGTGATCAATGTGTGATGCCACGAGTGGAACAATCAGGTGTATCACAACCTAACATTGCTCAGCGTTCTGTTACATTACCACCATTTCCTGGAAGAGAGTGCATGGTGGATCAAGATGGTAACGTGGATGGCCAGAATCATCTCTTGTTTGGTGTTAACATTGACTCCTCACCACTTTTAGTGCAGAATGGCACGGCAAACCTAAGCAATATCAGAAATGAGACTGATTCAATGAACATTCACTATGCTGCTAGCAATTTTGTGGCTTCCTCGGGAAATGATTTTTCATTGAATCAAACATTGACTGGTTCCAATAGTTTAGAGGAACCTGGATTTCTGCATTCCCCTGAAAATGTGGAttcattaaacccaaaaagcagaACCTCTGTTAAG GTTTATAAATCAGGGTCTTTCGGAAGGTCACTGGACATTACCAAGTTTAGCAGCTACCATGAGCTGCGTAGTGAGCTTGGTCATTTGTTTGGCCTAGAAGGTCAGTTAGAAGACCCTTTGAGATCAGGCTGGCAGCTTGTATTTGTCGACAGGGAGAATGACATTCTTCTGGTCGGCGATGATCCCTGGCA GGAGTTTGTGAACAGTGTGTGGTGCATCAAAATACTTTCGCCACAGGAAGTGCAGCAAATGGGCAAGCAGAGTGTTGAATTCGTTAACTCAACTTGCATCAAACGGCTCCCAAATAATAGTTGTGACGACTACATCAACCGGCAGGATTCGAGAACTGTGAGCACCGGGATCGCGTCTGTGGGGACACTGGAGTACTGA
- the LOC103972437 gene encoding patatin-like protein 3, translating into MSAAAAAWVEPSLDMDKLSYEIFSILESKFLFGYDDPKLLLPSMPATPAAPRVRSATSGAVRVLSIDAAGVDFAGAALARLEASLRKQVGDPDACVADFFDLAAGSGAGGVLAALLFTRGHDGRPLFSVAEALRLLAKHGRRLASSAAQRKGILAGLLCRSGGLLRRVFGDATMRDALKPVLIPCYDLATGAPFVFSRADAVEADGYDFRMEEVCAATCADPAAGAAAVEMRSVDGRTRIRAVGGGLAMWNPTAAAITHVLNNRREFPTAAGVKDLLVVSLGGAEAPASLGKAPSLLSVADIAMITGRAQADVVDQAVGMAFGERRASNYVRIQGCGATERGVESVLFQGRKLSEKTNGEKLDLVAAELIKEHERRKRSAVPTVVLKPSTTPGRSSSSC; encoded by the exons AtgtcggcggcggcggctgctTGGGTGGAACCGAGCCTGGACATGGACAAACTGAGCTACGAGATCTTCTCGATACTGGAGAGCAAGTTCCTTTTCGGCTACGACGACCCCAAGCTCCTTCTCCCCTCCATGCCCGCTACACCCGCCGCGCCCCGCGTTCGCTCCGCAACCTCCGGCGCGGTACGTGTCCTCTCCATCGATGCCGCTGGCGTGGACTTCGCCGGCGCCGCTCTTGCCCGACTCGAGGCATCCCTCCGCAAGCAGGTCGGCGACCCCGACGCTTGCGTGGCCGACTTCTTCGACCTCGCAGCCGGGTCAGGCGCCGGGGGAGTCCTCGCCGCCCTCCTCTTCACACGGGGCCACGACGGCCGGCCCCTGTTCTCTGTCGCTGAAGCTCTCCGCCTGCTCGCCAAGCACGGCCGCCGCCTCGCCTCTTCAGCCGCCCAGCGGAAGGGAATCCTGGCGGGTCTCCTCTGCCGTTCGGGGGGGCTGCTCCGACGGGTGTTCGGGGACGCGACCATGCGAGACGCCCTGAAGCCGGTTCTCATCCCGTGCTACGACCTGGCGACGGGGGCGCCCTTCGTGTTCTCGCGGGCGGACGCCGTGGAGGCAGACGGCTACGACTTTCGGATGGAGGAGGTGTGCGCCGCCACATGCGCGGACCCGGCGGCGGGGGCGGCAGCGGTGGAGATGCGCTCCGTGGACGGCCGTACGCGGATCCGGGCGGTCGGGGGCGGGTTGGCGATGTGGAACCCCACGGCGGCAGCCATCACCCACGTGCTCAACAATCGTCGCGAGTTTCCCACCGCCGCGGGGGTGAAGGACCTCCTCGTCGTCTCGCTCGGGGGCGCGGAGGCCCCGGCGTCACTCGGGAAGGCTCCATCGCTGCTTTCCGTGGCGGATATTGCGATGATCACCGGCAGAGCCCAGGCCGACGTG GTGGATCAAGCGGTGGGGATGGCGTTTGGGGAGCGCCGGGCGAGCAACTACGTTAGGATCCAG GGATGCGGGGCGACGGAGAGGGGGGTGGAGTCGGTGCTGTTTCAGGGGAGGAAGCTGTCGGAAAAGACCAACGGGGAGAAGCTGGACCTGGTAGCGGCGGAGCTGATCAAGGAGCACGAGCGGCGGAAGCGGAGCGCCGTCCCCACCGTCGTGTTGAAGCCCTCGACGACGCCCGGCcggtcctcctcctcctgctga
- the LOC135585398 gene encoding auxin response factor 6-like isoform X2, with amino-acid sequence MRLSSGGLCNQQNEEEQVCLNSELWHACAGPLVSLPSVGSRVVYFPQGHSEQVAASTNKEFDSLPSYPSLPPQLVCQLHNVTMHADVETDEVYGQMTLQPLSPQEQKDPYLITEMGTPCKQPTNYFCKTLTASDTSTHGGFSVPRRAAEKVFPPLDFSQQPPAQELIAKDLHGNEWKFRHIFRGQPKRHLLTTGWSVFVSAKRLVAGDSVLFIWNDNNQLLLGIRRANRPQTVMPSSVLSSDSMHIGLLAAAAHAAATNSRFTIFYNPRASPSEFVIPLAKYVKAVHHTRVSVGMRFRMLFETEESSVRRYMGTITGISDLDPVRWPNSHWRSVKVGWDESTAGQRQPRVSLWEIEPLTTFPMYPSPFPFRLKRPWPTGLPSLYGGKDDISLNSPLLWLQNGGNTGLQSLNFQGIGVTPWMQPNFDTPILGLQPGMYQAMAAAGLQETRTTETTKLISPSVLPFQQTQNISTRTSPMLPSQVLEHGQSQPPQTFLQDIQINQVQSQSQAEFLQHQLQQEYSFGEQLHQQEISQQQLPQQKQTLHHQQIQQQKFLSTQQVCTGMSALPELISESQSPSTALQNILSFSQSQNFSNSNGNFVRTSNASSLHDILHQLSPEDASNLHSWSRGNQVFTSSPWPSKRVAIESMLPSGDQCVMPRVEQSGVSQPNIAQRSVTLPPFPGRECMVDQDGNVDGQNHLLFGVNIDSSPLLVQNGTANLSNIRNETDSMNIHYAASNFVASSGNDFSLNQTLTGSNSLEEPGFLHSPENVDSLNPKSRTSVKVYKSGSFGRSLDITKFSSYHELRSELGHLFGLEGQLEDPLRSGWQLVFVDRENDILLVGDDPWQEFVNSVWCIKILSPQEVQQMGKQSVEFVNSTCIKRLPNNSCDDYINRQDSRTVSTGIASVGTLEY; translated from the exons ATGAGGCTCTCGTCAGGAGGTCTGTGCAATCAGCAGAACGAAG AAGAACAGGTATGTCTGAATTCGGAATTATGGCATGCTTGTGCTGGACCACTAGTTTCATTACCTTCTGTTGGAAGTCGGGTGGTATATTTCCCACAGGGCCACAGCGAGCAG GTTGCTGCATCAACCAACAAGGAATTTGATTCACTCCCCAGCTACCCAAGCTTACCTCCTCAGTTGGTTTGTCAGCTGCATAATGTTACTATGCAT GCAGATGTAGAAACAGATGAAGTTTATGGCCAGATGACGTTGCAACCATTAAGCCCT CAAGAGCAAAAGGATCCTTATCTAATAACTGAAATGGGTACACCGTGTAAACAACCTACCAATTATTTCTGTAAGACATTAACTGCGAGCGACACCAGTACACATGGTGGATTCTCTGTTCCCCGCCGAGCAGCAGAAAAAGTGTTCCCTCCATTG GATTTTTCACAGCAGCCTCCTGCACAAGAATTGATTGCAAAAGATCTCCATGGTAACGAGTGGAAGTTCCGCCACATCTTCCGAG GTCAGCCGAAGAGGCATCTTCTTACAACAGGATGGAGTGTGTTTGTGAGTGCAAAAAGACTCGTTGCAGGGGATTCTGTACTTTTTATATG GAATGATAACAATCAGTTACTTCTGGGAATTCGGCGTGCTAATAGACCACAAACAGTTATGCCTTCATCTGTACTGTCTAGTGATAGCATGCACATAGGGCTTCTTGCTGCAGCTGCTCATGCTGCCGCTACAAACAGCCGGTTTACTATATTTTACAACCCAAG GGCAAGCCCTTCTGAATTTGTTATCCCACTAGCTAAATATGTTAAGGCTGTTCATCACACACGTGTTTCTGTGGGTATGCGTTTCCGGATGCTTTTTGAAACAGAAGAGTCAAGCGTTCGACG ATACATGGGCACAATTACAGGGATCAGTGATCTTGACCCTGTCCGTTGGCCAAATTCACACTGGCGCTCTGTGAAG GTTGGCTGGGATGAGTCAACAGCTGGACAAAGGCAGCCCAGGGTATCACTCTGGGAAATTGAGCCTTTGACAACCTTTCCAATGTATCCATCTCCTTTTCCTTTCAGGCTTAAGCGTCCATGGCCTACTGGATTGCCCTCACTCTACG GTGGAAAGGATGATATCAGTCTGAATTCACCTCTATTGTGGCTTCAAAATGGTGGAAATACAGGACTTCAGTCACTGAATTTTCAGGGTATAGGTGTTACACCTTGGATGCAGCCAAATTTTGATACTCCGATACTTGGTCTGCAGCCTGGCATGTACCAGGCAATGGCTGCAGCAGGACTTCAGGAAACGAGGACCACGGAGACTACAAAACTAATATCACCTTCAGTTCTGCCTTTCCAGCAAACTCAGAACATATCCACCAGAACATCTCCTATGCTACCAAGTCAGGTCCTAGAGCATGGTCAATCTCAACCTCCTCAAACCTTTCTTCAGGATATTCAAATAAACCAGGTGCAAAGCCAGTCTCAAGCTGAATTTCTTCAGCATCAGTTGCAGCAGGAATATTCATTTGGTGAGCAGCTGCACCAGCAAGAAATTTCGCAGCAGCAACTGCCGCAGCAGAAGCAAACACTGCATCATCAACAAATACAACAGCAGAAGTTTTTGTCTACTCAACAAGTTTGCACTGGAATGTCAGCCTTGCCTGAACTTATCTCTGAATCACAATCTCCTTCAACTGCATTGCAAAATATTTTGTCGTTTTCCCAGTCACAGAACTTTTCCAACTCCAATGGTAACTTTGTCCGAACATCGAATGCCTCCTCACTGCATGATATTTTGCATCAATTGTCTCCAGAGGATGCATCAAATCTACATAGTTGGTCAAGAGGCAACCAAGTATTTACCTCAAGTCCCTGGCCCTCAAAGCGGGTGGCAATTGAGTCAATGCTCCCTTCTGGTGATCAATGTGTGATGCCACGAGTGGAACAATCAGGTGTATCACAACCTAACATTGCTCAGCGTTCTGTTACATTACCACCATTTCCTGGAAGAGAGTGCATGGTGGATCAAGATGGTAACGTGGATGGCCAGAATCATCTCTTGTTTGGTGTTAACATTGACTCCTCACCACTTTTAGTGCAGAATGGCACGGCAAACCTAAGCAATATCAGAAATGAGACTGATTCAATGAACATTCACTATGCTGCTAGCAATTTTGTGGCTTCCTCGGGAAATGATTTTTCATTGAATCAAACATTGACTGGTTCCAATAGTTTAGAGGAACCTGGATTTCTGCATTCCCCTGAAAATGTGGAttcattaaacccaaaaagcagaACCTCTGTTAAG GTTTATAAATCAGGGTCTTTCGGAAGGTCACTGGACATTACCAAGTTTAGCAGCTACCATGAGCTGCGTAGTGAGCTTGGTCATTTGTTTGGCCTAGAAGGTCAGTTAGAAGACCCTTTGAGATCAGGCTGGCAGCTTGTATTTGTCGACAGGGAGAATGACATTCTTCTGGTCGGCGATGATCCCTGGCA GGAGTTTGTGAACAGTGTGTGGTGCATCAAAATACTTTCGCCACAGGAAGTGCAGCAAATGGGCAAGCAGAGTGTTGAATTCGTTAACTCAACTTGCATCAAACGGCTCCCAAATAATAGTTGTGACGACTACATCAACCGGCAGGATTCGAGAACTGTGAGCACCGGGATCGCGTCTGTGGGGACACTGGAGTACTGA
- the LOC135596683 gene encoding sugar transport protein MST3-like produces the protein MLDNVAVGEIVITSGGKEHQGKMTLFVFLTCIVASSGGLIFGYDIGISGGVTSMDSFLSRFFPSVYKKQMADSSTNQYCKFDSQLLTLFTSSLYVAALLSSFLASTVTRMFGRKWSMFAGGITFLLGSAINCAAMNVLMLILGRVLLGIGIGFANQAVPLYLSEMAPADLRGTLNIGFQFMITIGIFAANLINYGTASIKGGWGWRVSLGLAAVPALFITIGSLVLPDSPNSLIERGHDEEAKAMLRKIRGTEDVRDEYDDLVAASDEAKSVDHPWSNILQRKYRPQLTIAILIPFFQQLTGINVIMFYAPVLFKTIGFGSEASLASAVISGIVNVFATFVSIATVDKLGRRALFLQGGTQMLLSQLVVGTLIAFKFGISGVATDVTKNYASIIVLFICFYVAAFAWSWGPLGWLVPSEIFPLEIHSAGQSITVSVNMFFTFLIAQVFLTALCHLKFGLFYFFAGWVAIMTAFIAFFLPETKSVPIEEITLVWKKHWFWSKFISDEDVHVGNSESVDDRIEDA, from the exons ATGTTGGATAACGTGGCGGTCGGAGAGATCGTGATCACGAGCGGTGGCAAGGAGCACCAGGGGAAGATGACGCTTTTCGTCTTCCTGACTTGCATCGTCGCCTCCTCCGGCGGCCTTATTTTTGGCTATGACATTGGAATTTCTG GTGGAGTGACGTCGATGGATTCCTTCCTCTCGCGTTTCTTTCCGTCGGTTTACAAGAAGCAGATGGCAGACTCGAGCACCAACCAATACTGCAAGTTCGACAGCCAGTTGCTGACTCTCTTCACGTCCTCTCTGTATGTGGCCGCCCTCCTTTCATCCTTCCTTGCGTCGACGGTGACGAGGATGTTCGGGAGGAAGTGGTCCATGTTCGCCGGAGGGATAACCTTTCTGCTGGGCTCCGCCATCAACTGCGCCGCCATGAACGTCCTGATGCTCATCCTCGGCCGTGTCCTCCTCGGCATCGGCATTGGCTTCGCGAATCAG GCTGTGCCGCTCTACCTCTCCGAGATGGCACCTGCTGATCTCCGGGGCACTCTTAACATCGGCTTCCAGTTCATGATCACCATCGGAATCTTCGCCGCCAACCTCATCAACTACGGGACAGCCTCGATCAAAGGCGGCTGGGGATGGCGCGTCAGCCTCGGGCTCGCCGCGGTTCCGGCCCTCTTCATCACCATCGGCTCGCTGGTGCTGCCCGACTCTCCCAACTCGCTCATCGAGCGCGGCCACGACGAAGAGGCCAAGGCCATGCTCCGCAAAATCCGTGGCACCGAAGACGTCCGAGACGAGTACGACGACCTCGTGGCGGCCAGCGATGAGGCCAAGAGCGTCGACCACCCTTGGTCCAACATATTGCAGAGGAAGTACAGGCCGCAGCTCACCATAGCCATTCTGATCCCCTTCTTCCAGCAGCTCACCGGCATTAATGTCATCATGTTCTATGCTCCCGTGCTCTTCAAAACCATCGGCTTCGGCAGCGAGGCCTCCCTCGCGTCGGCAGTGATCAGCGGCATCGTGAACGTCTTCGCCACCTTCGTCTCGATCGCCACCGTGGACAAGCTTGGACGCAGAGCGCTCTTCTTGCAAGGAGGCACACAAATGCTCTTATCTCAG TTGGTGGTGGGAACTCTAATTGCGTTCAAGTTTGGGATCAGCGGTGTGGCCACCGATGTAACAAAGAACTACGCCAGCATCATAGTGCTCTTCATCTGCTTCTACGTTGCAGCCTTTGCATGGTCATGGGGGCCTCTGGGGTGGTTGGTACCAAGTGAGATCTTCCCCCTCGAGATCCACTCGGCTGGGCAAAGCATCACCGTCTCCGTCAACATGTTCTTCACGTTCTTGATCGCCCAGGTGTTTCTGACCGCTCTGTGTCACCTCAAGTTTGGCCTCTTCTACTTCTTCGCCGGGTGGGTGGCGATCATGACTGCCTTCATCGCCTTCTTTTTGCCCGAGACCAAGAGCGTACCCATCGAAGAGATAACTCTGGTCTGGAAGAAGCATTGGTTCTGGAGCAAGTTCATCTCCGACGAGGACGTTCATGTCGGGAACTCCGAATCGGTCGACGACAGAATTGAAGATGCGTGA
- the LOC103972673 gene encoding uncharacterized protein LOC103972673: protein MGNCSSYRVVTSAVDDEDRGLVEPESVQRCTQGKARRALENLKEKANCRKEDGELSSRVVKIKITRKQLQELLRRADTQGLLAPRHALLADVVSRGVVGHARRSRKWRPRLQRIPEVAEHDEIDT from the coding sequence ATGGGGAATTGCAGCAGCTACCGGGTCGTGACCTCGGCAGTGGACGATGAGGATCGGGGATTGGTGGAGCCAGAGAGTGTCCAGCGGTGCACCCAAGGAAAGGCGAGGAGGGCCTTGGAGAATCTCAAGGAGAAGGCTAATTGCAGAAAAGAGGATGGAGAGCTCTCTTCTAGAgtggtcaagatcaagatcaccagGAAGCAACTGCAGGAATTGCTGAGGCGCGCTGACACACAAGGCTTGTTAGCCCCCCGCCACGCCCTCCTCGCCGATGTCGTCAGCAGAGGAGTCGTCGGCCATGCGCGTCGAAGCCGGAAGTGGAGGCCGAGACTGCAGCGTATACCGGAAGTAGCCGAGCATGATGAGATCGATACATAG
- the LOC103972435 gene encoding OVARIAN TUMOR DOMAIN-containing deubiquitinating enzyme 5: METPEEAQGSASKEEPQETLEEMLSRHRKEIIKIDDKEMSLKKAAAKGSKAEQKAKKKQVEDEMCQLRSQLKAKHKQELASLGSKAIGSTEKDNLDVFVKAIAGVNITGHSQSAKPSKGARRRERRAQEEAAREHRIQEEQSNIISDRVIENERLERKLDPLGLRINEIKPDGHCLYRAVEDQLSLSSNNTSPYSFQELRKMAANYMRHHASDFLPFFLSESNIEVDADNSPLEIFEKYCKEVESTAVWGGQLELGALTHCLKKHIVIYSGSFPDVEMGKEYKSETSSNLSNPTILLSYHRHAYGLGEHYNSVVPNAMR; the protein is encoded by the coding sequence GAAAGAGATCATCAAGATCGATGACAAAGAGATGAGCCTTAAAAAAGCTGCAGCAAAAGGAAGCAAAGCTGAACAGAAAGCTAAGAAGAAGCAGGTAGAAGATGAGATGTGTCAACTTCGATCCCAACTAAAAGCTAAACACaaacaagaacttgcatcgttggGCTCTAAAGCAATTGGAAGCACAGAAAAAGATAATCTAGACGTTTTCGTGAAGGCCATTGCTGGCGTTAACATCACAGGTCATAGTCAATCAGCAAAGCCCAGCAAAGGAGCTAGGAGGAGAGAAAGAAGAGCTCAGGAAGAAGCAGCAAGGGAGCACAGGATACAGGAAGAGCAGAGTAACATCATTAGTGATCGTGTGATTGAAAATGAGAGGCTGGAGAGGAAGTTGGATCCCCTTGGACTAAGAATTAATGAAATAAAGCCAGATGGTCATTGTCTTTATCGAGCTGTTGAGGACCAGCTCTCACTTTCTTCCAACAATACATCACCTTACAGTTTTCAGGAGCTCAGGAAAATGGCTGCCAATTACATGAGACACCATGCATCCGATTTTCTTCCGTTTTTCTTATCAGAGAGTAACATCGAAGTCGATGCAGATAACTCTCCCTTGGAAATATTTGAGAAGTACTGCAAGGAGGTTGAATCCACAGCAGTTTGGGGTGGACAACTTGAGCTAGGTGCTCTTACACATTGCCTCAAGAAACATATTGTTATATATTCAGGTTCATTCCCTGATGTGGAGATGGGGAAAGAATACAAGTCTGAAACAAGTAGCAATTTGAGCAATCCAACCATCCTGTTATCATATCATCGGCATGCTTATGGCCTTGGCGAGCACTACAATTCAGTGGTTCCTAATGCCATGAGGTAA